A window of Microbacterium lushaniae genomic DNA:
CACGATGTTCATCTCGCTCTGGAGGATGCCCCCGAAGTCGAGTTCGACCGGCTTCTTGTGCACCGCGACGATGCCGAGCGTGGCGCCGTGCTTGGCGATGCTCGTGACGGTCTGGGGCACGACCGCGACACCCGCCGCATCCAGGTAGATGTCGGTGGCGGGACGGACACCCCGCACCCACGGGGTCGCGCCGTCGCCCTGCAGTTCGACCAGGCGCGCGCCCACGTCTTCCTTGGAGGAGTCGATGACCGCATCCGCGCCGATCTCCAGGGCCTTCTCGAGGCGCGAAGGGATGACGTCGACGACGACGATGTGGCTCGCACCCTTGCGGCGGTAGCCGAGCAGCGCGCCCAGCCCGATGGGGCCGGCGCCGAAGATGACGACCTTGTCGCCCTCCTTCACGCCGGTGCGGTTGACGGCGTGAAGAGCGACGGCCATGGGCTCGTTCAGCGCGGCGACATCCCACGGCACGTGATCGGGGATCACCTTGAGCTGTACGCCCGGGGCGGCGTCGCGCACGACGACGAAGGGGGTGAACCCGCCCTGCGCGCCACCGGAGCCGAGCAGACCGTCGGTGAAGCGCATCGTGTCGATGA
This region includes:
- a CDS encoding zinc-dependent alcohol dehydrogenase; translation: MKSVHVTGVNQIDWVEVDEPEVGPRDVLLRMRACGICGSDAMYASYGGIPPRQGATPLGHEPAAEIVEVGAEVEGFSVGDHVVIDTMRFTDGLLGSGGAQGGFTPFVVVRDAAPGVQLKVIPDHVPWDVAALNEPMAVALHAVNRTGVKEGDKVVIFGAGPIGLGALLGYRRKGASHIVVVDVIPSRLEKALEIGADAVIDSSKEDVGARLVELQGDGATPWVRGVRPATDIYLDAAGVAVVPQTVTSIAKHGATLGIVAVHKKPVELDFGGILQSEMNIVWAMGYPTEIFEVTDDIVENWEKYAKIISHRFPFDQTLEALNLAATPGAADKVTVVFD